The Syngnathoides biaculeatus isolate LvHL_M chromosome 6, ASM1980259v1, whole genome shotgun sequence genome has a window encoding:
- the smad3b gene encoding mothers against decapentaplegic homolog 3b: protein MSILPFTPPIVKRLLGWKKGEQNGQEEKWCEKAVKSLVKKLKKSGQLDELEKAITTQNVNTKCLTIPRSLDGRLQVSHKKGLPHVIYCRLWRWPDLQSHHELRAIDQCEYAFHTKKDEVCVNPYHYLRVETPILPPVLVPRHTDIPAEFPPLDDYSPSIPENTNFPAGIEPRSNYIPETPPPGYLSEDGETSDHQLNHSMDTGSPSLSPNPVSPTNNNLDLQPVTYCESAFWCSISYYELNQRVGETFHASQPSLTVDGFTDPSNSERFCLGLLSNVNRNSAVELTRRHIGRGVRLYYIGGEVFAECLSDSAIFVQSPNCNQRYGWHPATVCKIPPGCNLKIFNNQEFAALLAQSVNQGFEAVYQLTRMCTIRMSFVKGWGAEYRRQTVTSTPCWIELHLNGPLQWLDKVLTQMGSPSIHCSSVS, encoded by the exons ATGTCCATATTGCCGTTCACGCCTCCCATAGTGAAGAGGCTTCTCGGCTGGAAGAAGGGGGAACAGAACGGCCAAGAGGAGAAATGGTGCGAAAAGGCTGTGAAAAGTCTGGTGAAGAAGTTGAAAAAGAGCGGACAGTTGGACGAATTGGAAAAGGCCATCACGACACAGAATGTCAACACTAAATGTTTAACCATTCCAAG ATCATTAGACGGTCGACTCCAGGTCTCTCACAAAAAAGGTCTTCCTCACGTGATCTACTGCCGCCTGTGGCGCTGGCCCGACCTGCAGTCCCACCATGAGCTGCGGGCCATTGACCAGTGCGAATACGCCTTTCACACAAAGAAAGATGAAGTGTGCGTGAACCCTTATCATTACCTTAGGGTGGAGACGCCGA TATTACCGCCTGTACTAGTTCCACGACATACAGACATCCCTGCAGAGTTCCCCCCACTGGATGACTATAGCCCCTCCATTCCTGAAAACACAAACTTCcctgctgggattgaacctcggAGTAACTACATACCTG AAACCCCGCCACCAGGGTACCTGAGCGAGGATGGAGAGACCAGCGATCACCAACTCAATCACAGCATGGACACAG GTTCACCTAGCCTGTCTCCCAATCCTGTGTCACCCACAAACAATAACCTTG ACCTACAACCTGTGACCTACTGCGAGTCCGCGTTCTGGTGCTCCATCTCCTACTACGAGCTCAACCAGCGTGTAGGAGAGACGTTCCATGCCTCCCAGCCCTCCCTCACAGTCGACGGTTTCACTGACCCCTCCAACTCGGAGCGCTTCTGTCTGGGCCTCTTGTCCAATGTTAACCGCAATTCTGCAGTGGAGCTCACACGCAGACATATAG GACGAGGTGTTAGGTTGTACTACATTGGTGGGGAAGTGTTTGCAGAGTGTCTCAGTGACAGCGCCATCTTTGTCCAGAGTCCCAACTGCAACCAGCGCTACGGATGGCATCCCGCTACAGTCTGCAAGATCCCGCCAG GGTGCAACTTGAAGATCTTCAATAACCAGGAGTTTGCCGCTCTTCTTGCCCAGTCGGTGAACCAGGGCTTCGAGGCTGTTTACCAGCTCACCAGGATGTGCACCATTCGCATGAGTTTTGTCAAAGGATGGGGAGCTGAGTACAG ACGTCAGACAGTGACCAGCACCCCCTGCTGGATCGAGCTGCATCTGAACGGTCCTTTGCAGTGGCTGGACAAGGTTCTCACACAGATGGGTTCTCCCAGCATCCACTGCTCAAGTGTGTCTTAG
- the aagab gene encoding alpha- and gamma-adaptin-binding protein p34 — MSDSEDATMTVPCVVITSSDSTFKEEEMIAQILGSKTLPEATKREQTVVWYPWTINNKYYTADVRLCVVPSTFQMSSEIAQSMQAFIAYFDSSKKDGLENLHPWISVLEDIAPEVLILVCDKVCEDGVTRLEAQQWCLSHSFELVELNPQELPDEDDDFPESTGVKRIVQALNANVWTSVEMKDGNSQSFGLMSSLVAARHNNPRNCQDPQSCSLPVEGTLAHDVARRTERAGSQENTVVDAMTNLDIQELANLTAGDADVDNFERLFTKLKEMKDKASSLPHEQRKVHAEKVAKAFWMAIGGDDDEIDGLSSGEES; from the exons ATGTCCGATTCTGAGGACGCGACAATGACTGTTCCTTGTGTCGTTATCACTAGCAGTGACAGCACTTTTAAAGAGGAAGAAATGATAGCGC AAATTCTCGGTTCGAAGACGTTGCCAGAGGCGACCAAACGAGAACAAACAGTCGTGTGGTATCCTTGGACCATCAACAACAAGTATTATACCGCAGATGTCAGGCTATGTGTTGTACCCAGCACTTTTCAAATGTCGTCAGAGATTGCACAGTCAATGCAGGCTTTCATTGCGTATTTTGATAGTTCAAAG AAAGATGGTCTGGAAAATCTCCATCCGTGGATATCAGTGTTGGAAGACATTGCTCCAGAGGTGCTCATTCTAGTGTGTGATAAAGTTTGTGAAGATG GTGTTACCAGACTTGAAGCACAGCAGTGGTGTTTGTCGCACAGTTTTGAACTGGTGGAGCTAAATCCTCAGGAGTTGCCTGATGAAGACG ATGATTTTCCAGAATCCACGGGAGTAAAGAGAATTGTCCAGGCTCTCAACGCTAATGTGTGGACCAGCGTGGAGATGAAAGATG GGAACAGTCAAAGCTTTGGACTAATGAGTAGTTTGGTGGCTGCTCGACACAACAACCCTCGCAACTGTCAAGATCCACAA TCTTGTAGTCTTCCAGTAGAGGGCACACTTGCTCACGATGTGGCTCGTCGTACAGAGCGAGCCGGCTCGCAAGAGAACACGGTTGTTG ACGCAATGACAAATTTGGACATTCAGGAGCTTGCGAATCTCACAGCTGGGGATGCAGACGTGGATAACTTTGAACGCCTCTTCACCAAATTAAAAGAGATGAAAG ACAAAGCTTCGTCATTACCTCACGAACAGAGAAAGGTTCATGCAGAGAAG GTAGCAAAAGCCTTTTGGATGGCCATTGGCGGGGATGATGATGAGATCGACGGGTTGTCGTCAGGTGAGGAGAGCTAA